A window of Fragaria vesca subsp. vesca linkage group LG7, FraVesHawaii_1.0, whole genome shotgun sequence contains these coding sequences:
- the LOC101305504 gene encoding nuclear transcription factor Y subunit C-9-like isoform 2 has translation MDHSEQTQQQLQQQQQQQHHHQQQPPVVGVVAGSGQMSYAPPSYQTAPMVASGTPTVAIPSPTQPPPAFSNSPHQIAYQQAHHFHNQQQQQQQQQLQVFWGNQMQDIEQTTDFKNHSLPLARIKKIMKADEDVRMISAEAPVIFAKACEIFILELTLRSWIHTEENKRRTLQKNDIAAAISRTDVFDFLVDIIPRDELKEEGLGVTKANIPVVGSAADLPYYYVPPQHPVGAPGMIMGKPVDQVTMYGAQQPRPPMAFMPWTQSQPQQPLPQQQQQTQQQQTDN, from the coding sequence GTTGTGGCTGGTTCTGGTCAGATGTCATATGCTCCTCCGTCCTATCAAACTGCTCCAATGGTGGCTTCTGGAACTCCTACTGTGGCCATCCCTTCCCCAACACAGCCACCCCCGGCTTTCTCTAATTCCCCACATCAGATTGCCTACCAGCAAGCACATCACTTCCACAACCAACAGCAGCAGCAGCAACAACAGCAGCTTCAGGTGTTCTGGGGCAACCAAATGCAAGACATTGAGCAAACAACTGACTTTAAGAATCACAGCCTTCCACTTGCTAGAATTAAGAAAATCATGAAAGCTGATGAGGATGTTCGAATGATATCTGCTGAGGCTCCAGTGATATTTGCAAAGGCATGTGAAATATTCATCTTGGAGCTGACTTTGCGCTCATGGATTCACACAGAAGAGAACAAGAGGAGGACATTACAAAAGAATGATATTGCTGCTGCTATTTCAAGGACTGATGTGTTTGATTTTTTGGTTGACATTATCCCGAGAGATGAGTTGAAAGAGGAGGGACTTGGAGTGACCAAGGCCAACATCCCTGTGGTGGGTTCTGCAGCAGATCTTCCATATTATTATGTTCCTCCACAGCATCCTGTTGGTGCTCCTGGGATGATCATGGGGAAGCCAGTGGATCAAGTAACAATGTATGGTGCTCAACAGCCTAGGCCACCTATGGCTTTCATGCCCTGGACTCAGTCCCAACCTCAGCAGCCACTGCCACAGCAGCAGCAACAAACCCAACAGCAGCAGACAGACAATTAG
- the LOC101294608 gene encoding uncharacterized protein LOC101294608 has translation MTSHEDFSVKETRPNISSRRISTGPVSSFDLVEHMQYLYVRVVKARELPLPCDPYVELKLGNYTGTTMPFQKTPNPVWNQVFAFSKDRIQDITMEILVKDRAVVVDGQGHPTIGKFSFIVPEAPMRIPPDSALAPEWYRLEGLNGVKIRGELMLSFWFGTQADEAFSEAWHADVAAVSGDFVSTTRSKVYLSPRLWYLRVNVIEAQDLILKINNNKVEASDLLVKAGLGNLFMRSRVSKNKSVNPEWNEDLMFVAAEPFDDPLVVSVVELVNRKEEHCIGMCVIPLSDVDRRIGAAPPANKWYNLSMMVEGQQKDVKFASKLHMRISLDGGYHVLDEPTNNISDLLPSSKLLWRPPIGVLELGILNATGLSPIMNNRPSDQVWAYCVAKYGTKWVRTRTIVDSLEPKWNEQYTWEVYDPCTVITIGVFDNGCGNNKLDLCMGKVRIRLSTLETDRVYTNSYPLVVLTPFGLKKIGEIQLAVRFSCSSLLNLLNQYAQPLLPKLHYILPLSIYQLASLRHQAAYIIATRLSRAEPPLRKEVVDYMLDANAHLWSIRRSRANFNRIIKLFDGIVALYKCFEKIRKWTNPIVTGIVHIIFLVLLFFPGVILPTMFFYFCGLGIWRFRRRPRQIAYIDTELSTASNVTPEDLAEEFDPFPSRKNSIDDLRRRYDLLRSLGGRIQTVLGDIATLGERVQSLVSWRDPRATFMFVLFSFVAGVIAYLVPFRILAFVAFIYELRHPSLRIDLPSFPRNFLRRMPARSDTMI, from the coding sequence ATGACTAGTCATGAAGACTTCTCCGTCAAGGAAACAAGGCCGAACATTAGTAGCCGGAGGATCTCCACCGGTCCAGTGAGTAGTTTTGATCTGGTGGAGCACATGCAGTATCTATATGTGAGGGTTGTGAAAGCCAGAGAGTTGCCACTTCCCTGTGACCCTTATGTTGAACTGAAGCTTGGAAACTACACAGGAACCACAATGCCCTTCCAGAAGACTCCAAACCCGGTATGGAACCAAGTGTTTGCTTTCTCCAAAGACAGAATTCAAGATATAACTATGGAGATTTTGGTGAAGGACAGGGCTGTTGTTGTGGACGGTCAAGGTCATCCGACCATTGGCAAGTTCTCTTTCATTGTTCCCGAGGCTCCCATGAGAATTCCCCCGGATAGTGCATTGGCACCGGAATGGTATAGGCTAGAAGGTCTAAATGGGGTTAAGATTCGAGGAGAGTTGATGCTGTCTTTTTGGTTTGGAACACAGGCAGATGAGGCTTTTTCAGAAGCTTGGCACGCTGATGTGGCTGCAGTCAGTGGTGATTTTGTTTCCACTACTCGTTCCAAAGTTTACCTTTCTCCTAGGCTTTGGTATCTTAGAGTGAATGTGATTGAAGCTCAGGATCTGATACTTAAAATAAACAATAACAAGGTAGAGGCATCAGATTTGTTGGTGAAAGCAGGTCTTGGGAACTTGTTCATGAGAAGTAGAGTTTCTAAAAATAAGAGTGTAAACCCGGAATGGAATGAAGACCTAATGTTTGTTGCAGCAGAACCATTTGATGATCCTTTGGTTGTGAGTGTGGTGGAACTGGTGAACAGAAAGGAGGAACATTGTATAGGGATGTGTGTGATTCCTCTAAGCGATGTGGATAGGAGGATAGGTGCTGCCCCTCCTGCGAATAAGTGGTATAATCTTTCCATGATGGTTGAGGGTCAGCAGAAAGATGTCAAGTTTGCTAGTAAGCTCCACATGAGGATTAGTTTGGATGGGGGATACCATGTTCTTGATGAGCCTACTAATAATATCAGTGATCTTCTCCCGTCATCAAAGCTACTATGGAGACCTCCAATTGGGGTTTTGGAGTTGGGAATCTTGAATGCTACTGGACTATCACCTATAATGAACAATAGGCCTTCGGATCAGGTCTGGGCATATTGTGTGGCAAAATATGGGACAAAGTGGGTAAGAACAAGGACAATTGTTGATAGTTTGGAGCCGAAATGGAATGAACAATATACTTGGGAAGTCTATGATCCATGTACAGTCATTACCATTGGAGTTTTTGACAATGGATGTGGGAACAATAAGCTGGACTTGTGTATGGGGAAGGTAAGGATTCGGCTATCTACTCTCGAAACTGATAGGGTATACACAAATTCTTATCCCCTCGTGGTTCTAACACCTTTTGGTTTAAAGAAGATCGGGGAAATCCAATTGGCTGTGAGATTTTCTTGTTCATCTTTGCTTAACTTGCTCAACCAATATGCACAGCCTCTGCTACCCAAATTGCATTACATTCTCCCACTATCAATATATCAGCTTGCTAGCTTAAGGCACCAAGCGGCTTATATCATCGCAACAAGGTTAAGTCGGGCCGAGCCACCATTAAGGAAAGAGGTTGTGGATTACATGCTGGATGCCAATGCACATCTATGGAGCATTAGAAGAAGCAGAGCCAATTTCAACAGGATCATCAAACTTTTTGATGGTATTGTTGCTCTTTACAAATGCTTTGAGAAGATCCGCAAATGGACTAATCCCATTGTCACGGGGATTGTCCACATCATATTCTTGGTTCTGCTTTTCTTTCCTGGTGTGATACTTCCCACTATGTTTTTCTACTTCTGTGGCCTAGGGATCTGGCGCTTCCGGAGAAGGCCTAGACAGATTGCATACATAGATACCGAATTGTCTACTGCCTCCAACGTAACTCCAGAAGACTTGGCTGAAGAGTTTGATCCGTTCCCATCAAGAAAGAATAGCATTGATGATCTAAGAAGGAGATACGATTTACTTCGAAGTCTTGGGGGAAGGATTCAGACAGTGCTTGGTGATATAGCAACTCTAGGGGAGAGAGTGCAGTCTTTGGTGAGCTGGAGGGATCCAAGAGCTACATTTATGTTTGTTCTCTTCTCTTTTGTTGCTGGGGTAATAGCTTACCTTGTCCCCTTCAGAATCTTAGCGTTTGTTGCATTCATTTACGAGCTAAGGCACCCAAGTTTGCGAATCGATCTCCCTTCATTCCCACGAAACTTCCTCAGGAGGATGCCAGCCAGATCTGATACAATGATTTGA
- the LOC101294895 gene encoding SKP1-like protein 3-like, whose translation MEKITVRTSDGHEFELEEHLALQSAPIKTSLDLPGETVPLSNVNSWEMVKVIAFFTKLQELETSFGVKFMEKKEDRFLEAFQNEFDKDLSDENLVCLLCAVSYLEIEVLQEIMCSLMAERIKTKSLDYCRDLFGVSSDYTPEEEAKNRKDYCWAFEGSEIEKYKRPARRL comes from the coding sequence ATGGAGAAGATCACCGTGAGGACCTCAGATGGCCATGAGTTCGAGCTGGAGGAGCACCTGGCATTGCAATCGGCCCCCATTAAAACCTCACTGGACCTTCCCGGTGAAACTGTACCGCTCTCCAACGTGAACAGCTGGGAGATGGTGAAGGTCATCGCGTTCTTCACCAAGCTACAAGAGCTGGAGACCAGTTTCGGCGTTAAATTCATGGAGAAAAAAGAGGATCGGTTTCTTGAGGCCTTCCAGAACGAGTTCGACAAGGACTTGAGCGATGAAAACTTGGTGTGTCTCCTTTGCGCTGTGAGTTACTTGGAAATTGAGGTTTTGCAAGAGATTATGTGCAGCTTAATGGCTGAGAGGATCAAGACCAAGTCGCTCGACTATTGCAGGGACTTGTTTGGGGTTTCGAGTGACTATACTCCTGAAGAGGAAGCGAAAAATCGGAAGGATTATTGTTGGGCTTTCGAAGGCTCTGAAATTGAAAAATACAAAAGACCTGCGCGCAGATTGTAA
- the LOC101305975 gene encoding uncharacterized protein LOC101305975: protein MLLTNSSWKALSSLWKFSLFLSSTYLLLEDLEFPVEVFLVLELEILAAVLYDFLQLPSLHIWQGHGNRLTLIVLLVKGLDGFHLHCHLFVQLKDLAISSPYRDLLLVILDGAGGAALLLGGGLVLC, encoded by the exons ATGCTCTTGACGAACTCGTCCTGGAAGGCCTTGAGTTCCTTGTGGAAGTTTTCCTTGTTTTTGAGTTCCACATACTTGCT CCTGGAAGACCTTGAGTTTCCTGTCGAAGTCTTCCTTGTTCTTGAGCTCGAGATACTTGCTGCAGTACTCTATGACTTTCTGCAACTCCCATCTCTCCACATTTGGCAAGGGCATGGTAACCGTCTCACACTTATCGTCCTCCTGGTAAAAGGTCTTGATGGTTTCCATCTCCATTGCCACCTCTTCGTTCAACTCAAAGACCTCGCCATCTCCAGTCCGTACCGTGATCTTCTTCTGGTCATCTTGGACGGCGCCGGAGGGGCCGCTCTCTTGCTTGGTGGAGGCCTCGTTCTCTGCTGA
- the LOC101306265 gene encoding SKP1-like protein 4-like, producing MSTEEDTVQEKKTISLKTSDDEVFELEENVAMEFGTVKAFFGDDGVSRDMVMPIPNVHSKELTRIIDFCTKHLALKPKADHDEAGKKELRKFYAEYVKEDTTERIMELILAADYLNVNDFLDLLNQSVADRIKNKSVEYVRKFFGIESDFTPEEEAELRQQYAWAFEGVDED from the coding sequence ATGTCGACCGAGGAAGACACCGTCCAAGAAAAGAAGACGATCTCCCTGAAGACCTCCGACGACGAGGTCTTCGAATTGGAGGAGAACGTGGCAATGGAGTTCGGAACCGTCAAGGCCTTCTTCGGAGACGATGGGGTCTCCCGAGACATGGTGATGCCTATACCTAACGTGCACAGCAAGGAACTGACGAGAATCATTGACTTCTGCACCAAGCACCTCGCATTGAAGCCGAAAGCTGATCACGACGAGGCCGGGAAGAAGGAGCTGAGGAAGTTCTATGCTGAGTACGTGAAGGAAGACACCACCGAGCGCATAATGGAGCTCATACTGGCTGCGGATTACTTGAATGTGAATGACTTTCTGGACTTGTTGAACCAGTCGGTGGCGGACCGGATCAAGAACAAGAGTGTGGAGTATGTCAGGAAGTTTTTTGGGATTGAGAGTGATTTTACTCCCGAGGAGGAGGCGGAGCTCCGGCAGCAGTATGCCTGGGCTTTTGAGGGGGTTGATGAAGACTGA
- the LOC101295179 gene encoding DEAD-box ATP-dependent RNA helicase 36-like, with protein sequence MDEEDNTVSIGFPLFKPRASRPESKPDPDPSTTHVAWPELERSTDPDANSDAKFADLGLADWLLRTIAELGLKKPTPVQANCIPKILEGRDVLGLAQTGSGKTAAFALPILQRLAEGPYGVFALVMTPTHELAYQLAEQFRAFGSSLHLRCSVIVGGMDKLKQAQSLMTRPHVVIATPGRVRDLLQQNPDFPSVFSKAKFLVLDEADRLLNSEFESDLRVVFKCLPKSRQTLLFSATMTSDLQALLEVSANKAYFYQAYEGLKTVGTLAQKYVFIPREAKEVYLVHILSKMEDMGVRSAIVFVSTLWNCHLLNFLLEELGQSVSALHSSKSQPLRLSALHKFKSGQVPVLIATDLANRGLDIPTVDLVINYDIPSDPKDYVHRVGRTARAGRGGLAVSFVTQLDVKLVHKIEEEVGEQLVEFECKENEVLEDIRKVYTARHVAKMKMTESNFVEREKKRKERTLKTLEAKGLLKKRSKKKKREKYSDE encoded by the exons ATGGACGAAGAAGACAACACGGTATCTATAGGCTTCCCTCTCTTCAAACCCAGAGCATCTCGACCCGAGTCTAAACCCGACCCGGACCCGAGTACGACCCATGTCGCCTGGCCGGAGCTCGAGAGGTCGACAGACCCGGACGCGAACTCCGACGCCAAGTTCGCCGACCTCGGCCTCGCCGACTGGCTCCTCCGGACGATCGCCGAGCTCGGGTTGAAGAAGCCGACGCCGGTGCAGGCGAACTGCATCCCCAAGATTCTGGAGGGGAGGGACGTTTTGGGCCTGGCCCAGACCGGTAGCGGCAAAACGGCGGCGTTTGCGCTGCCGATTCTGCAGCGCCTGGCGGAGGGGCCGTATGGGGTTTTCGCGCTGGTGATGACGCCGACGCATGAGCTGGCGTACCAGCTGGCCGAGCAGTTCCGGGCTTTCGGGTCGTCGCTGCATTTGCGGTGCTCGGTGATTGTGGGAGGGATGGATAAGCTGAAGCAAGCTCAGAGCTTGATGACCCGGCCGCATGTGGTGATTGCGACGCCGGGTCGGGTTAGGGATTTGCTTCAGCAGAACCCGGATTTTCCTTCGGTTTTCTCCAAGGCCAAG TTCTTAGTGCTGGATGAGGCAGATAGGTTACTGAATTCAGAATTTGAGTCCGATTTGAGAGTGGTGTTTAAGTGCTTGCCAAAGAGCCGGCAAACTCTGTTGTTTTCTGCAACAATGACTAGTGACCTCCAAGCACTGCTTGAAGTTTCTGCGAATAAGGCCTACTTTTACCAGGCGTATGAAGGTCTCAAGACAGTTGGGACTCTTGCGCAGAAATATGTTTTCATACCCCGCGAAGCAAAAGAAGTTTATTTGGTGCACATTTTGTCTAAAATGGAAGATATGGGTGTTCGTTCAGCCATCGTATTCGTCTCAACCCTATG GAATTGTCACTTATTGAATTTTTTACTGGAGGAGCTTGGTCAAAGTGTTTCAGCATTGCATTCATCCAAATCACAGCCTCTTAGACTTTCTGCGTTACATAAGTTCAAATCTGGACAGGTTCCAGTATTGATCGCAACTGATCTTGCCAATCGCGGTTTGGACATTCCTACAGTTGACCTAGTAATCAATTATGATATTCCAAG TGATCCAAAGGATTATGTTCACCGCGTGGGACGTACTGCAAGAGCAGGCAGAGGAGGTTTAGCTGTCAGCTTTGTAACCCAA CTTGATGTAAAGCTGGTTCATAAAATAGAAGAAGAAGTTGGGGAACAATTGGTAGAATTTGAATGCAAGGAGAATGAGGTTCTTGAGGATATTCGTAAG GTTTACACAGCCAGGCATGTCGCAAAGATGAAGATGACTGAATCCAATTTTGTAGAAAGGGAGAAAAAACGGAAAGAACGAACACTAAAGACGCTAGAAGCGAAAGGTTTACTGAAAAAGAGGAGTAAGAAGAAGAAAAGAGAAAAATATAGTGATGAATAG
- the LOC101306851 gene encoding peroxisomal 2,4-dienoyl-CoA reductase-like translates to MESPFKADALRGKVALITGGGSGIGFEISTQFGKHGGSVAIMGRRKQVLDSAVAALKGFGIAAIGFEGDVRKQEDAKRVVESTFQHFGRLDILVNSAAGNFLASAEDLSPNGFRTVLDIDSVGTFTMCYEALKYLKKGGPGRSSSSGGTILNISATLHYSASWYQVHVSAAKAAVDATMRNLALEWGTDYDIRVNGIAPGPIGDTPGMSKLAPKEIGSKAREYMPLYKLGDKWDIAMAALYLSSDAGKFINGAIIVVDGGLWLSRPRHLPKDAVKQLSRTVEKRSRNAPVGVPSSKL, encoded by the exons ATGGAGTCACCGTTTAAGGCAGATGCGTTGAGAGGGAAGGTGGCGTTGATAACCGGAGGCGGGTCGGGTATCGGGTTCGAGATTTCGACCCAGTTCGGGAAACATGGTGGGAGTGTGGCTATTATGGGGAGGAGGAAGCAAGTGTTGGACTCTGCTGTGGCTGCTCTTAAGGGTTTTGGAATTGCG GCTATTGGCTTCGAGGGGGATGTGCGTAAACAGGAAGATGCAAAAAGAGTGGTGGAATCGACTTTCCAGCATTTTGGTAGGCTTGACATACTTGTGAATTCGGCAGCAGGAAATTTTCTTGCATCAGCAGAAGATCTATCCCCTAATGGATTTCGAACAG TTTTGGATATTGATTCTGTTGGTACATTCACAATGTGCTACGAAGCACTCAAGTATCTTAAAAAAGGAGGACCAGGAAGGAGCTCATCTAGTGGCGGAACAATATTGAACATCAGTGCAACTTTACATTATTCCGCTTCTTGGTATCAAGTTCATGTGTCTGCAGCCAAG GCAGCTGTCGATGCCACTATGCGAAACTTGGCATTGGAGTGGGGAACTGACTATGATATCAGAGTCAATGGAATTGCTCCGGGTCCTATTGGTGATACGCCTGGCATGAGTAAACTTGCACCTAAGGAGATAGGTAGCAAAGCTAGAGAGTACATGCCTTTGTATAAACTAGGTGACAAATGGGATATCGCTATGGCTGCTCTATACCTTTCATCAGATGCAG GGAAATTTATCAATGGAGCTATCATCGTTGTTGATGGAGGACTTTGGCTGAGCCGGCCTCGCCATCTGCCAAAAGATGCTGTGAAGCAGCTTTCCCGCACAGTAGAGAAGAGATCTAGAAATGCACCAGTAGGGGTTCCAAGCAGCAAGCTGTAA
- the LOC101306556 gene encoding ATP-dependent zinc metalloprotease FTSH 12, chloroplastic-like: protein MDLTLPHKPNPLLSSSTQFTPKTLLFKLPTTQRPKLSRKNSIFRVKASANPNGSDGFSWVSLTRSIRRGSEQFWSSFGDSVKKETGFDLKEVNVKVGECLGQAGAELERFRTELVPQFVSWNRLEHWKDVKTWEPKRFAALVVYVLVAVVSCQRMYVAVRAPIQDRRRRELTEAYMEAVVPEPSPSNVRKLKKGMWRKTTPKGLRMKKFIEGPDGTLVHDSSYVGEDAWDDEPQLPQDNVKQFIDSNIKLNPEEKKELKEDLGISGQVQENTGTWRERLQKWKEILQNEKLAEQLDSANSKYVVEFDMKEVENSLRKDVVEKVTETQGTRALWIAKRWWLYRPKLPYTYFLQKLDSSEVAAVVFTEDLKRIYVTMKEGFPLEYVVDIPLDPYLFENISSSGAEVDLLQKRQIHYFMKVVIALVPGLLILWLIRESVMLLHITSKRFLYKKYNQLFDMAHAENFILPVGEVGETKSMSKEVVLGGDVWDLLDELMIYMGNPMQYYERDVKFVRGVLLSGPPGTGKTLFARTLAKESGLPFVFASGAEFTDSEKSGAAKVNEMFSIARRNAPCFVFVDEIDAIAGRHARQDPRRRATFEALIAQLDGEKEKTGVDRFSLRQAVIFICATNRPDELDLEFVRSGRIDRRLYIGLPDANQRVQIFKVHSTGKQLAEDVDFEKVVFRTVGFSGADIRNLVNEAAIMSVRKGRSEIYQEDIVDVLDKQLLEGMGVLLTEEEQRKCEQSVSSEKKKLLAVHEAGHILLAHLFPQFDWHAFSQLLPGGKETAVSVFYPREDMVDQGYTTFGYMKMQMVVAHGGRCAERVVYGDDITDGGTDDLEKLTKIAREMVISPQNSRLGLTALTKRIGLMDRPDSPDGELIRYRWEDPNVIPANMTLEVSELFTRELTRYIEETEELAMNGLRNNRHILDMITEELMEKSRITGLEVIEKMKDLSPVMFDDFVKPFQINLEEDGPLPHNDQLRYKPLDIYPAPLHRC from the exons ATGGACCTAACACTCCCTCACAAGCCAAACCCACTTCTCTCTTCTTCAACCCAATTCACCCCCAAAACCCTTCTTTTCAAACTTCCCACAACCCAAAGACCCAAACTTTCCCGTAAAAATTCAATCTTTCGTGTCAAAGCCTCTGCAAACCCAAATGGCTCTGATGGGTTTTCATGGGTGAGCCTCACTCGGTCCATACGCCGCGGCTCGGAGCAGTTCTGGTCAAGTTTTGGTGACTCAGTGAAGAAGGAAACTGGGTTTGATTTGAAGGAGGTGAATGTGAAGGTGGGGGAGTGTTTGGGGCAAGCTGGGGCTGAGTTGGAACGGTTTAGGACCGAGTTGGTGCCCCAGTTTGTGAGTTGGAATCGGTTGGAACATTGGAAG GATGTGAAGACATGGGAACCTAAGAGATTTGCTGCATTGGTTGTCTATGTTTTAGTTGCCGTAGTTTCGTGTCAGAGAATGTATGTAGCAGTTCGAGCTCCTATCCAAGATCGTCGGAGAAGAGAGTTGACAGAGGCTTATATGGAGGCTGTGGTTCCCGAGCCATCTCCGAGTAATGTTAGAAA GCTTAAGAAGGGTATGTGGAGGAAGACGACACCCAAAGGCCTGAGAATGAAGAAGTTTATTGAAGGACCTGATGGAACACTTGTTCATGATAGCTCTTATGTGGGAGAGGATGCGTGGGATGATGAACCGCAGCTGCCTCAGGACAATGTGAAACAATTTATTGATAGTAATATAAAACTAAATCCAGAAGAGAAGAAGGAATTGAAAGAAGACCTGGGAATTTCTG GTCAAGTTCAAGAGAATACTGGAACATGGCGTGAGAGACTTCAGAAATGGAAGGAGATCCTCCAAAATGAAAAGTTAGCGGAGCAGTTGGACTCTGCAAATTCCAAGTATGTAGTTGAATTTGACATGAAAGAGGTTGAAAACAGTCTCCGCAAGGATGTAGTGGAGAAGGTAACAGAGACTCAAGGAACAAGGGCATTATGGATAGCTAAAAGATGGTGGCTTTATCGTCCCAAACTTCCTTACACCTACTTTCTTCAAAAGCTTGACAGCTCTGAG GTTGCTGCTGTTGTATTTACAGAAGACCTAAAAAGAATATATGTTACTATGAAAGAAGGTTTTCCATTAGAATATGTT GTTGATATCCCCCTAGACCCGTATCTGTTTGAGAATATCTCAAGTTCTGGAGCTGAAGTTGATCTTCTTCAGAAACGCCAGATCCACTACTTTATGAAGGTTGTGATTGCATTGGTGCCTGGGTTACTCATTCTTTGGCTAATACGCGAGTCTGTGATGCTTCTGCATATCACCTCTAAGCGTTTCCTCTACAAAAAGTACAATCAACTTTTTGACATGGCTCATGCAGAAAACTTTATCCTG CCTGTCGGAGAAGTAGGGGAAACAAAATCCATGTCCAAGGAGGTTGTGCTAGGAGGCGATGTTTGGGATCTTCTTGATGAGCTGATGATTTATATGGGAAATCCAATGCAATACTATGAAAGAGATGTGAAGTTTGTCAGG GGTGTTCTTCTCTCTGGACCTCCTGGAACTGGTAAAACTCTTTTTGCAAGGACACTTGCAAAGGAAAGCGGGTTACCATTTGTTTTTGCTTCAGGCGCTGAGTTCACAGATAGTGAGAAAAGTGGTGCTGCAAAAGTCAATGAGATGTTTTCTATTGCAAGGAGAAAT GCTCCTTGTTTTGTATTCGTGGATGAAATTGATGCTATTGCTGGAAGGCATGCAAGACAGGATCCTAGAAGAAGAGCAACATTTGAGGCTTTGATTGCGCAGCTTGATGGAGA GAAGGAAAAAACTGGTGTTGATCGCTTCTCTCTCAGACAAGCTGTGATATTCATCTGTGCTACCAACAGGCCAGATGAATTAGACCTCGAGTTTGTTCGTTCTGGACGTATTGACCGTCGACTGTACATTGGTCTTCCTGATGCAAATCAACGAGTGCAAATTTTTAAAGTGCACAGCACGGGAAAGCAACTTGCAGAAGATGTAGACTTTGAGAAA GTTGTCTTCCGTACGGTTGGTTTTTCTGGGGCAGATATTAGGAATCTTGTTAATGAAGCAGCCATTATGTCA GTGAGGAAAGGACGTTCAGAGATATATCAAGAAGACATAGTGGATGTATTAGATAAACAATTGCTTGAGGGGATGGGTGTACTTCTTACTGAGGAAGAGCAGCGTAAATGCGAACAAAGT GTGTCTTCTGAAAAGAAGAAACTGCTGGCTGTTCATGAAGCTGGTCACATACTATTAGCTCATCTGTTTCCTCAATTTGACTGGCATGCATTTTCTCAACTTCTGCCTGGTGGGAAG GAAACTGCAGTATCTGTATTCTACCCCCGAGAAGATATGGTAGACCAAGGTTATACAACCTTTGGCTACATGAAGATGCAAATGGTGGTAGCTCATGGTGGGCGTTGCGCAGAACGTGTTGTGTATGGTGATGACATAACTGATGGAGGAACAGATGATCTGGAAAAGCTAACAAAG ATTGCTCGAGAGATGGTAATTAGCCCTCAAAACTCAAGATTGGGGCTTACAGCTCTAACAAAAAGAATTGGACTGATGGATCGACCAGATAGTCCAGATGGCGAGTTGATAAGATACAGG TGGGAGGACCCCAATGTGATTCCGGCCAATATGACTCTTGAAGTGTCTGAGCTTTTTACCCGAGAATTGACAAGG TACATCGAGGAAACAGAAGAACTTGCAATGAATGGTTTGAGAAACAACAGGCACATTCTGGACATGATTACTGAGGAACTAATGGAGAAGTCAAGGATTACTGGATTG GAGGTTATAGAGAAAATGAAGGACCTTTCTCCAGTCATGTTCGATGATTTTGTAAAGCCATTTCAGATCAACTTGGAAGAG GACGGACCGCTGCCACATAATGATCAGTTGCGATATAAACCATTGGACATATATCCTGCACCATTGCATAGATGTTAA